The sequence GAAATGGGCTTTTGGATTTTTAAAGGAGAACTATACAAAGATCATTATTCATCCTGAGTTTCAGGCTTAAGATGATAAATGCATTGTTTTTAAAAGTGCCTTCAGATTATACCTGAAGGCACTTTTTCTATATTTAATGCATTTGATGCTGCAGGATGTAAATCCGAATGGACAGTATGAATTATTTGATGAATCAGGTTCTCCACTTGAAGCGGGAATAAACGTATTGCATAATAACTGGCGTAATCCGATCTCTTATTTTATCTTCGTCTATGAGTCCCATATTTATTCGTTTTTTTCGCAAAACAAAAATCTATAATCTCTGGAACTCTTCCTTTTTTATATAAGTTTAAACAACTTCTTTGTAAAAATGTCTCTTATGAATTTTGTACAATTTATTGCTTGGTTCATTGAACCAGCTATCTCAGATTATCGTAAATTGTTAATGGAGGATTTTGAGAATTCGCCAAACTATGCCAGGATGGTAAACCAATTATTTTATTCTAATTTTTCATTTCAGGAATTCCTTGAATGGCATAAGCGTGTCGAAATTATAGATTTCGATTTAATAGATCCAATGGGAGTGGAAGAGAAAGATGGAGAATATTGCAGATTAGCAGACCTGGATCTGTTTGAATACCAATATAAATACATCAAAGATATTTCAACCAAAGATTATCAGTTTTTTCGGCAGGATTCATATGCTTCTGCTGATTTAGCAGCTGAATCTTACCCTCGTCCATATTTCTTAATCAGAGAGGATTTTGTAGAATATCTTGATGATTTAATTTTCTCATCGCTACCGTCTTTTAAAATAAACAATACACTGTCGCAGGTTGAGAAAGAACTGTTTGAAGGGGTGTCTATAATCTTTGATAAAAAGAGGAATGAGATGCATTTTAGTGGGATTTCAGGGTACGTTTTCCCGGATTTATTATTTAAAATAAATGGAAAGATTCTTAAATGTAATCTGCAGACCGATCTAAAATCTTTTACATTCAGCAGAGAAACATTTTTATTTTTTTATACCCAATATGTATCATTTACGATAGATGCACATCAACGGAGAATTCCCCATTTTAGTAAGGAAGAACCCTTCATAGTGGAGGCACCTGGAAAGAATATGTTTTTAGTTACAAATTCACAGGGGGTAATAGATAGAAGTAATAGGTTCATACTGTTAGTGGCAGAATTATTTCTTCATTACTATACTGTTTTTGAGAAATGGGCTTCCGGATTTTTAAAGGAGAACTATACAAAAATCATTAGTCATACTGAGTTTCAGGCTTAAGATGATAAATACATTTTTTTTAAAAGTGCCTTCAGATTATACCTGAAGGCACTTTTTCTATATTAATAGTCAGTATTGTCCGGGTAAAAAATAGGATTAAAACAAAAAAGGGGCAATTACGCCCCAATAGTTTATAATTTTGGGTTACCACACTCAAAACATAAACTTGGATAAAGATAGAAAATTTCCCGGACACCCGGTTTTATCACAAATATTAGATGTAATACCCAATTCACTAATACAATCAGCTAACCGGAAGCATAATTCAAACCGGTACTATAAGCGGCTGCCGCTGCGGGTTCATTTAGTAACGCTGCTGTATGGTGTATTCAGTTATTGCAATTGCCTTCGGGAGATTTGCGAAGGAATGCTCGGTTGTGAAGGGAAGTTATCTCATTTGGGTCTTGACAAAGCGCCTGCCCGAAGTACTATATCAGATGCTAATACGAACCGAAGCTACCAGGTCTTTGAAACAATCTATTACGGATTACTGAAGAAATATCATTCATTTATATCGGACAGCCGCCTGAAAGGCTTAAGTATCAGGAACCTGAAGATCATTGATAGTACAACGATTTCTTTGTTTAGTGAGATATTGCAAGGTGTAGGTCGAAACAGATTAGATGGTTCCAGGAAAAAGGGAGGTATCTAAAACAACCAGACCAACAACAATAACCAACCCTACCGTTCCATTAATATACCCATCATCTTTCAATACTTCCTTAAACGGACACCTGCAACTAAAAATAGTCCAACGTATGCCCCCGGTACCTGAAAATAATAAGTAATATAATTTCGGCTATTATTTCCAAAATAGTTTCCATCTTATTGATTTTTTTACGATAGCCCTTTATTGATTTCTTTTAAGACCATCCCCAATTTTAAAGACGAATTGCATCCCTAAATAACCGGCAAACGATTTAGCCTATATCAGTGAACAGAAAAGGGATAGAATGAAGGGGCAAGAGTCAATGATGCGAGCTAGGTAATGTACCCAAATTCCAATTTATTAATAATAAAAAACCGGAGCTATGCCCGGGTCTTTATTATAAGAATTCTATAAGAGTTCTTTTCTCAAGCTTCCTTTCGCACCGAATCCAAAGTCTCCTGCTAAATCCCCCTGCTTTGCGCAGATGTATAGGAATTAATATATACCTCCAGTATCAGTTTGAGCAACCAGCATTTGCAATTGCTTTCTTATTTCAGAAAACAACTTCCTATCGTTCTTACGCCAGGATATAAGCCTTGGTCTGCTTACTAATACCGCTGTGTTGTTATAATTGCAATTACAAGGGAAACGGCCCTCAGTTAAAAAAGAGCATATTTCATAATCTGCCTGAATAATAGAAATCTCAATGCTATGAAATTTGTTTTCAATAATCATTACTTTCTTTCTCTTACTTTTAAAGTACCTGAAAACATCTTTCAATTTCTCCTGCTTTCTCACACAATTACCCCCATAGTAATTTCTCTCATGCATAGGTAATAGGAACGCCTCTAAAAAGCTCTTTTCTGTCATTGTATCTACTTTAGTTATCCTCATATACAATTGCACCAAATCATCTTCACTATAATACATGTTAACACCATGTCCAGACCATAATTTATAATGATACTTTACTTGAATAAGATACTTTGCAAAACTTACTTCATAAAACGAGAGCATTAATATTAACACCAATAATTTTTTCATAAAGATTAATTTTCTTGTATTACATCAGGTACTCTGGGTACACCTTTAATTATTTTCTCTGCAGCTTCAGGGCTTAAGCTATTATCAACACCTTCAACTGTAGTAGTATTACCATCTGCATCTACATATCTTGTCCCGTAGTGCATCCATCCTCCCAAGCCATGATCATCAATATTGTTAGGAATTCTTTCAGAATACCCATAAAGGAATAACAAAAAATGGGTTAATTCATGACGTTCTGCTTGATACAAAGGATAAATGCCTCTTTGGGGATTAATACGAATTGATGAAAGCTGGGTTACACCCTTGTCATCAATCTTCTCTTTCTACATTGATACACCCTTTACTGTAGGTACAGGATAACAAAGGGGGCTTAATTCATCTGTTGCAATTTTTTGACTCCATAAATCATCTGCCAATTGGGTCTGCTTTGTAACTTTTGGATCAAAAGTTTTAAAATTGAACCTGAATTCCACTGGCAATCCATCTTCATCTAAAAAACCTTTCCCATTACCGTTATAACCTGTGTTAATCGCCCACCGTAAGCTACTCAGTTCTAAAAATTTATATGCACCATTTTTCCCTTTTTCATTAGCAGCAATATATACATCAACCTCTAAGACACGCTTGATTGGGGCAGCAATACCTGACTCTGCGTCAATTTTCATTATTCTGTAAGAAATCCGCTCCTGACCATCCAAATCCACCATACATACCGGACTGTTGCTACTAAATTGATAAGGGGGTAAGCATTGGATATTTATTGGACAGAGGATCCGTGCTTAAAAACTTACCTGGCCTCGGATCATATATCCTCATCCCATAATCCTGCTGATTCCCATTTCCCTTCACCTCATTATCATTCTCCTTACCATTGAACCCATACCTATATCCACCACTACTATAACTCCTATCCGGCTGAATCATACTTCTGTTTTTGCATAATTCCGGATGTTTTCAATACAATTAGGAATGGTGAGGACCGAGTTATTACCCTGCTCCGCATCATTAGGTGATTTATCAAAATCCTCCATTAATTGTTTTATGGTAACCAGAAATAGCAGGTTCAATGAAGTAAGCTATAAATTGTACAAAATTCATAAGAGATTTCTTCTCAAGCCGCTGTCTATAGAAGAAAAAGCGCCTTCACATTTGCAGATGTGAAGGCGCTCCATAAGATGATATTCTACTCTATCATTACTAAATAGCCTCATTTATATTAACCCTGATAGAATTTTTTATTTCGCTTTCTATTTTCCTCATATATTCAGAGGGGTCAATTGAATCAAAGATATTCTCTTCATTATCTTCATTAATTAAGTATCTAATCCGGTAAGATCGGTTACCAACTTTTAATCTGTAATATCTAAACCCTGATGAAATATTTAATCCAAGAGTTTCCAATCTAAAAGATAAAAATTCATTGACATCATATTTAACTGTTTTTTCTCTCTTTTTCATGATGATGCAATTTTCTATTTTGGAAAACCAGATCTCATAGTCATTGAAAGCTATTCTATAGGCAACTGAGATAGTCACACCAGTAATTAGGACATTAAATATGATATGCTCTATACCGAAATTTCTAAATAAAATATTGCCCAATACTAATAATAATGGAAAGCAACATAAAAGAAAAGTTATTATTCTAGCTGAGTTAGTACCCGTCGAAATTTTTATCATCTCTATTTTTTTAATCCTTAATGAATCTAACACCTACTTCAACATTATATTCTCCAACAATCATAAATCCTGCACCTGCACCATTTCCAACACTATTCTTGACGGTTGTTTTTTTTGAACCATCCTTTTCAACACTGGTCTCTTTGGATAGATTCACATTTATTGGACCATAAGAGGTACCTCCCTGGAATGCGGTTGTCTTATTGGTAACTTCTTTGGCTTTAGTATCATATGTGTATTCTATATTTCCACCTCCTCCTACGCCAACAGGTAACCCCAAAGCTGTTGCTGCATAAGACAGATTTAAACCCTGACTTGCAACAATAGTTCCCTCTTTTCCCAGGAAGTTAACATTATATTCAAATTTACCAGTATTAACATTTAAGTCTCCGCTAACTTTTAGCATTTGCATTGAGCCTAAATTGATATCAAATCCTATATTATTCTTTAACTCCAAAGCGGCTCTTGCCCCAAGTGAGAAAGCCCCTTCAACATGTCCGTAAACTTCAAGACTTGAATGTTTATAAACGTAATTTGCAAATTTACAACCGTTCGTACATTATTATAAATTGTACTAATTTTACTTATTGCCTCTTGGGCTTTGTATAAAATATCTGGCCAACCTTCCTCGTTACCATCAATATCAACAAACGTGACAGGCTTATTCCCTGCAAACTGATATGGAGTGTAAAATGGATAATCCTTCATCAACGGATCCCCGCTCAAAAATCTCCCCACCCTCGGATCATAAATCCTCATTCCATAATCCTGCTGATTCCCATCTCCCTTCACCTCATTATCATTTTCCTTACCATTAAATCCATACCTATACCCACCACTACTATAACTTCTATCCGGCTGAATCATACCAAACGGATAATAATCATTCGCACTCAATACCAACGCCGTATTATCTGATTTCAATTCATCACTTACCGTAGAAACAATATTACCTAAATGATTTGACAACTCATACTGCTTCTTATTAGTAGCACCCCATAAAGTAGCAGTGCCACTCACACCAGCAGTTATAATCAAATCAGGATACCATGAACCTAAACGACTAGTACCATATAATTGTTGTTCTTTCCAATAAACATTAGCATCACCATCCTTATTGCCATAAACCGCCAGTAAATCCCCAGTCGCATCCCTCACATACCAGGTTTTATCAACCTGTGTACCATGGGTATAAGCCTTATAAACACGATTCCCATCGGCATCATACTTATACTCAATTTCGCTGCCATCTGTCTTGGTGATCTTCTTGATTTTACCATACATCGTCCAAGTAACATTAGATATCCCTCCCTGCAAATCACTCACCATATTCCCAATCAAATCATATCAAATAATACGGGCCGGGTAGAGAATCAGCTGCCAATTCAAAAGAAGGATAAGCATATTGCCGAAAAAATTGGTAATGCTTTATATCACTATCTTTCAAGTATTTAAATTGATATTCAAACAGATCCAAATCTTCCAATCTTCAATATTCTCCCTGCTTTTCTTCTCTTTTTCTTGGTTTAATAATATCAAAATTTATTATCTGTACATTCTTATGCCATTCAATAAATTGTTGAAATGAAAAATCAGAATAAAAAAGTTTGTTTACTATTCTTGCATACTCTGGCGATTTTTCAAAATCTTCCAATAGTAATTGATGATAACCCAATATAGCAGGGTTTATAAACTCAGGAACAATTATCATTCTGTTCATATAACCAAAGCGTCTTCAGATTTTCATATGAAGACGCTTTGGGGAGAAAACGATTATTGCTTTTCATCTAAAGGCCGCTGTTGAATGTTCGCCCTATAAATATATCCTCTATCTATATCATAAGGAAATGAGGACGTATCGATTTTGATAAATTCAACCGCCTTTGAGAATTCATTCAGTGAGGCATTATTTACTAAAAACACTGGGTCATTAATTTGCAACACCCTGATTGGAAACGTAAATACCGGATAATTACGCGTTTTTTCAAGTTCTGAATAGAATGCAATCAATTTTTAATTAGCTTGCAAGTTCTGTTCAAAGTCCTATATGCTTTGCCAAAGGTGCCTGGATTTAGGGAATTTGGTCGCATAATTATTACCTAAGTATTGTAATCAAGGAATTATACTAAAATCCGGATGGCAAATGATCCTTGTATAATTTATTACCCGTGGTTTGTTCCCAATAATAGGAATGGGATTAGGTGAGTAACCCAATCCCATTGCATTAATTTGTATTAGTCTTTAAAGCAGATTAAACTTTCCCGTATTCGTAAAGATTATAAAGTATGTTATGACCAATATTAAAATAGAAAACCATTTCAACTTTTTATTATTTATAAAAAAAGATAAAATAATACCAAGCAAAATCAAAAAAAAACCCCAATACCTATAATAGTCAATAACTGATAGCATATCATACACCTCATGTGGGGTGGCTCCATCAAAAAACTTTGAGTATTTAGTATAGTGATAACAAAAACTACTCAAAAAAAACAGCCCAATTAACAAGGGTATAAAATTAAATATTTTTCGTATCATATTATTTATTCCAATTTGAGAAATCATAAATCTTATAACTCAACTTATCATTCTTGTCTTGTGAAAAATGAAATATTTTACTATTCGTAGTTTGATTATGGTAAAAATCTGAATATAAATAATAACGCCTACTTTAGTGCAAGGGAAAGTATGGGGTTAGTGGAAGCATTACGTTTTTGAGCCATATACCCCCTTATTTTATCTGAACGAAGGGAGTAAAATGAATACAAAAACTCAATCTTTTCTAGTCTTATTGGAGGGTAGCCAGAGGCAAAAAGGGGATGGTCAACATTTGCCGGAATGACAAAAGAATGAATTGAAAATTTCTGAGGAGAATAACTGGGAAATATTAAAACGAACCCATAATTATCATATTGAGAAATAAAATATCGGCAAATATTGCCTGGTCAACATGCTCCGGAATACCTGGTCAACATAAAACGGAATCTATACTAGAGAGTAAATAAGATCATTTAGTTATAAATAGAAAGCGCTTTCAGAATTCCATCCGAAAGCGCTTTCTAAAAAGCCAATAATAAGAAAATCAATATTAAAACTCTGGATGACTAATAATTTTAGTATAGTTTTGTCTTAAAAATTCTGTCGCCCATTTCTCAAAAACAGTATAGTAATGAAGAAATAATTCTGCCACTAATAAAATGAATTTATTACTTCTATCAATCACCTCCTGTGAGTTGGTGACTAAAAACAACCCACTTCCCGGTTCATTTACTACAAATGGTTCACTGCGATCAAAATCAACAAACCCATGATGGTTTTCATCTTCCTTTATTTGCACAATTTGACTATAAAAAAATGGAAATGTTTTTCTACCAAATGTAAAGGAACTTAAATCAGTATGCAAATTACATTTGATAGTCTTCCCATTAATCTTAAATAATAAATCCGGGAAAAAATAGCTAACAATATCAGAGAATTGCATGTCATTTCTTTTTTTATCAAAAATGATAGATACGCCTTCAAATAATTCCTTTTCAAACTGTGATGATTTCTTGTTTTTTTTAAAATCAGGCAAAGATGAAAATATTAACTCATCCAAATAATTAACAAAATCCTTTCTGATTAGAAAATATGGACAGGGCAAAGAATCGGCCGCTAATTGGAATGACGGATATTGATCCTGACGAAAAAATTGAAAATGAGTATTATTGACGTACTTTATGTATTTAAAGTCATACTCAAATAAATCTAAATCCTCCAATCTGCAGTAATTGCCGTGTTTTTCCTCCCTTGATCGAGGTCTAATAATATCAAAATTTATAATATTAGTTTTCTCATGCCATTCTATAAATTGTTGGAATGAAAAATTAGAATAAAAAAGCTTATTTAACATCCTTGCATACGCTGGTGAACATTGAAAATCTTTTATTAATAATTTTCGATAACCCAATATATTAGGATTAATAAACTCGGCTATAAAACGTACAAAATTCATAAATAAAAATAATGAAATTATAATTAAAGCGGTAATAAAAATTCTGGAAGCAATCCGGCTCCCCCTACTGGTACTATAATTGGTAGATCAATATCTTTTAGAGGGTTCTTTTTGTCCGCCGGTGAAGTTACAGGAGAAGGTTGTGGTTTCTGTTGTACCTTCCTTGCATTATAATATATTAACCCTGTTGTAGGATTATCAATATAATAAGTAAACACATAGCTACCGTCTCTTGACCAAAGCTGCCTTCCATTATTTATTGGTATTCCCCATGCTTTGTCCGTCCCCTTTCTAAAGGTTCCTCCTCCTAAGAAAGATGTACCGAGATTTAATTCTGCAACATAAGCTTCTATTTGAGATTTAGCTTTCAAATAATTAGGATATTTACCTTTCCAAGGATCATAGGATATTGGTTTCAATTCCCAAACCTGATTTAAAAGCCCGTTTACAACATCT is a genomic window of Chitinophaga sp. LS1 containing:
- a CDS encoding DUF4372 domain-containing protein, whose amino-acid sequence is MDKDRKFPGHPVLSQILDVIPNSLIQSANRKHNSNRYYKRLPLRVHLVTLLYGVFSYCNCLREICEGMLGCEGKLSHLGLDKAPARSTISDANTNRSYQVFETIYYGLLKKYHSFISDSRLKGLSIRNLKIIDSTTISLFSEILQGVGRNRLDGSRKKGGI
- a CDS encoding RHS repeat-associated core domain-containing protein, translated to MIGNMVSDLQGGISNVTWTMYGKIKKITKTDGSEIEYKYDADGNRVYKAYTHGTQVDKTWYVRDATGDLLAVYGNKDGDANVYWKEQQLYGTSRLGSWYPDLIITAGVSGTATLWGATNKKQYELSNHLGNIVSTVSDELKSDNTALVLSANDYYPFGMIQPDRSYSSGGYRYGFNGKENDNEVKGDGNQQDYGMRIYDPRVGRFLSGDPLMKDYPFYTPYQFAGNKPVTFVDIDGNEEGWPDILYKAQEAISKISTIYNNVRTVVNLQITFINIQVLKFTDMLKGLSHLGQEPLWS